A window of Zingiber officinale cultivar Zhangliang chromosome 5A, Zo_v1.1, whole genome shotgun sequence contains these coding sequences:
- the LOC121980186 gene encoding F-box/kelch-repeat protein At1g80440-like yields the protein METELIPGLSDDVALQCLLRLPFYSISVARGVCKRWRRELSASSSFYHLRKAAGLARPVFIVLFLKMPSIFYYRWRLAFYEPATGAWGIRPLTDDDSLRGRQHCRHVVVVGRELVLVGGWDELRWYDTTEVNIYDLVTGDWRPGAPIPRPLNYDTCVAAGPRNVFVSGWKDDPSSTLVYDMATDTWMEYHVATQGPFWCPWPGFRSAADVAAHAEKMRYECRERDEDEKMEVLT from the coding sequence ATGGAGACCGAGCTAATTCCAGGGCTATCGGACGATGTCGCTCTGCAGTGCCTCCTTCGCCTCCCCTTCTACTCCATCTCCGTTGCTCGGGGCGTCTGCAAGCGGTGGAGGCGCGAACTCTCAGCGTCATCATCCTTCTATCACCTTCGCAAAGCTGCCGGCCTCGCTCGCCCCGTCTTCATTGTGCTCTTTTTGAAAATGCCTTCGATATTCTATTACAGGTGGCGTCTAGCCTTTTACGAGCCAGCCACGGGCGCCTgggggatccgaccgttgacagaCGACGACAGCCTCCGCGGGAGGCAGCACTGCCGGCATGTTGTGGTTGTCGGGCGAGAATTGGTGTTGGTCGGCGGGTGGGACGAGTTGCGCTGGTATGACACTACCGAAGTCAACATCTATGATCTAGTCACCGGCGACTGGCGTCCCGGGGCTCCGATTCCGCGCCCCTTAAACTATGACACCTGCGTTGCCGCTGGGCCACGGAATGTGTTCGTATCCGGCTGGAAGGACGATCCATCGTCGACACTAGTTTACGACATGGCAACTGACACGTGGATGGAGTACCACGTGGCGACCCAAGGGCCGTTCTGGTGCCCGTGGCCGGGGTTCAGGTCGGCCGCCGACGTCGCTGCCCACGCGGAGAAAATGAGGTACGAATGCCGGGAGAGAGATGAGGACGAAAAAATGGAGGTGCTCACATGA
- the LOC121982472 gene encoding putative HVA22-like protein g isoform X2, whose amino-acid sequence MVTSFIFRVLILVFGYAYRAYKCYKTIELNKQEIGQLRFWCQYWILVALLTALGVFADIFFSWLPFYYGAKLGAFLYLWHPRTKGATFVYETYLGPFIAEHESEIDRLLFEFRARATDRGLIAWQMAANYLQTSVSEMMKYAISLMPAKKMNSTEPQEQQQAPWLSSAMPSVSVRQPAPSQQPRKEARFEPNPTKRQAREQPTKEAMSLLPSSAQSQETAPEIDSSETARIPTPAEEPIGDEESGSEPVEDSDQLGEETPV is encoded by the exons ATGGTAACTTCGTTCATTTTTAGGGTTTTGAT ACTGGTTTTTGGCTATGCTTATCGAGCTTACAAGTGTTACAAGACCATAGAATTGAATAAGCAAGAGATTGGGCAGTTGCGTTTCTGGTGCCAATATTG GATTCTAGTTGCATTGTTGACAGCATTGGGAGTATTTGCTGATATATTCTTCTCATG GTTACCATTCTATTACGGAGCAAAGCTTGGAGCCTTCCTGTATTTGTGGCATCCCAGGACAAAA GGAGCAACATTTGTCTATGAAACATACCTAGGGCCTTTTATCGCGGAGCATGAGTCTGAGATTGATAGGTTGTTGTTCGAGTTTAGAGCAAGGGCCACAGATAGGGGATTGATAGCTTGGCAGATGGCTGCTAACTACTTGCAGACAAGTGTTTCTGAGATGATGAAATATGCTATTTCATTGATGCCAGCAAAAAAGATGAATTCTACAGAG CCACAGGAACAGCAGCAAGCTCCTTGGTTAAGTTCTGCAATGCCGTCTGTGTCTGTTCGTCAACCGGCACCATCTCAGCAACCTCGAAAGGAAGCAAGGTTTGAGCCCAATCCTACCAAAAGGCAGGCACGAGAACAGCCAACAAAGGAAGCCATGTCTCTCCTGCCTTCTTCAGCCCAGTCCCAAGAGACAGCTCCTGAAATAGACAGTTCAGAAACTGCTCGCATACCCACTCCAGCCGAGGAACCAATTGGGGATGAGGAATCCGGTTCTGAACCGGTTGAAGACTCAGATCAGCTAGGTGAGGAGACACCGGTCTAG
- the LOC121982472 gene encoding HVA22-like protein i isoform X1, with protein sequence MKSSLDSTLIPVAVSSFLVDKCQLIRPQSTSRSSLGISLPRRRIQAYKCYKTIELNKQEIGQLRFWCQYWILVALLTALGVFADIFFSWLPFYYGAKLGAFLYLWHPRTKGATFVYETYLGPFIAEHESEIDRLLFEFRARATDRGLIAWQMAANYLQTSVSEMMKYAISLMPAKKMNSTEPQEQQQAPWLSSAMPSVSVRQPAPSQQPRKEARFEPNPTKRQAREQPTKEAMSLLPSSAQSQETAPEIDSSETARIPTPAEEPIGDEESGSEPVEDSDQLGEETPV encoded by the exons ATGAAGTCATCTCTAGATTCAACGCTGATACCTGTGGCGGTCTCCTCATTCTTGGTGGATAAATGTCAACTCATTCGCCCCCAATCCACTTCCCGGTCTTCCCTCGGCATCTCCCTCCCTCGTCGCCGGATCCAAG CTTACAAGTGTTACAAGACCATAGAATTGAATAAGCAAGAGATTGGGCAGTTGCGTTTCTGGTGCCAATATTG GATTCTAGTTGCATTGTTGACAGCATTGGGAGTATTTGCTGATATATTCTTCTCATG GTTACCATTCTATTACGGAGCAAAGCTTGGAGCCTTCCTGTATTTGTGGCATCCCAGGACAAAA GGAGCAACATTTGTCTATGAAACATACCTAGGGCCTTTTATCGCGGAGCATGAGTCTGAGATTGATAGGTTGTTGTTCGAGTTTAGAGCAAGGGCCACAGATAGGGGATTGATAGCTTGGCAGATGGCTGCTAACTACTTGCAGACAAGTGTTTCTGAGATGATGAAATATGCTATTTCATTGATGCCAGCAAAAAAGATGAATTCTACAGAG CCACAGGAACAGCAGCAAGCTCCTTGGTTAAGTTCTGCAATGCCGTCTGTGTCTGTTCGTCAACCGGCACCATCTCAGCAACCTCGAAAGGAAGCAAGGTTTGAGCCCAATCCTACCAAAAGGCAGGCACGAGAACAGCCAACAAAGGAAGCCATGTCTCTCCTGCCTTCTTCAGCCCAGTCCCAAGAGACAGCTCCTGAAATAGACAGTTCAGAAACTGCTCGCATACCCACTCCAGCCGAGGAACCAATTGGGGATGAGGAATCCGGTTCTGAACCGGTTGAAGACTCAGATCAGCTAGGTGAGGAGACACCGGTCTAG